In Alicyclobacillus macrosporangiidus CPP55, a single window of DNA contains:
- a CDS encoding HypC/HybG/HupF family hydrogenase formation chaperone, translating into MDVHLEIEPFGCRTLADDGCSTCGDVAVPVKVIEVRGNDAVVEDRLGVTSTVAIDFVPEALPGDILLVHMGMALAKGLEVRLSHEVR; encoded by the coding sequence ATGGACGTCCATCTTGAAATAGAGCCCTTTGGATGCCGGACGTTGGCGGATGACGGGTGTTCCACCTGCGGAGACGTCGCAGTTCCGGTGAAGGTTATTGAAGTCCGTGGGAACGACGCGGTGGTGGAAGATCGATTGGGCGTAACATCGACGGTCGCGATCGATTTTGTCCCTGAGGCCCTACCGGGCGACATCCTCTTGGTCCACATGGGCATGGCGTTGGCCAAGGGATTGGAGGTGCGTTTATCGCATGAAGTACGTTGA
- a CDS encoding HypC/HybG/HupF family hydrogenase formation chaperone, with product MCLAIPGQVVELVDEERHYATVDVSGVRRKVNIGLLTEEGLNVGDWVLIHVGFAMSKISEQAAMEQLQLLNLLGEAESALEELSGYRFPEEEASHATRASSPVEGREG from the coding sequence ATGTGCTTAGCCATTCCTGGGCAAGTGGTTGAGTTGGTTGACGAGGAACGCCATTATGCAACGGTGGATGTGTCTGGCGTGCGGCGAAAGGTTAACATTGGTCTGCTCACGGAAGAAGGACTCAATGTCGGGGACTGGGTGTTGATTCACGTGGGATTCGCAATGAGTAAGATCAGCGAACAAGCAGCGATGGAGCAGTTGCAACTGCTGAACCTGCTGGGAGAAGCGGAGAGTGCTCTTGAAGAGCTTAGCGGGTATCGCTTTCCTGAAGAAGAGGCGTCTCATGCAACGCGCGCCTCTTCGCCAGTCGAAGGAAGGGAAGGGTGA
- a CDS encoding Fe-S cluster biogenesis protein NfuA has protein sequence MKVLEEDFTTLAERVDRALASIRDMPESEREKAMELKKSIEAFHELALRKIVRALRETEAGKEVLLKVVEDPAVYAVLLMHGIIKQDLFTRVATVIEEVRPYMQSHGGDVELVKVEGNTVYVRLNGACSGCSLSAVTLKRSVEEAIKARVPEIEYVLMAKDELASGFMPPGIVGADVNLEQSGWVQGPPTSELEEARPVRVVHDEYDLLVVRVDGKVMAFRNSCPHMGLPLHKGLVDGTVLVCPGHGFRFDLTSGECLTAPYVQLEPFPVRVEDHRVWMRLD, from the coding sequence GTGAAAGTCCTGGAGGAGGACTTCACTACCCTGGCTGAGCGCGTGGACCGGGCCTTGGCATCGATTCGGGACATGCCTGAGAGCGAACGCGAGAAAGCCATGGAGTTAAAGAAGTCGATTGAGGCGTTCCACGAACTGGCCTTGAGAAAGATTGTGCGTGCGCTCCGCGAAACGGAGGCAGGCAAGGAGGTATTGCTCAAGGTTGTGGAAGACCCTGCGGTGTATGCGGTGCTTCTGATGCACGGCATCATTAAGCAGGACCTGTTCACTCGCGTCGCCACAGTCATTGAAGAAGTGCGTCCGTACATGCAGTCCCACGGAGGCGACGTGGAGTTGGTGAAGGTCGAGGGGAACACCGTCTATGTCCGGTTGAACGGCGCTTGCTCCGGTTGTTCGTTGTCGGCGGTGACCTTAAAGAGGAGCGTTGAGGAAGCCATCAAGGCTCGTGTTCCAGAAATTGAATACGTCTTGATGGCCAAGGACGAACTCGCGTCCGGGTTCATGCCTCCAGGTATCGTGGGCGCGGACGTCAACCTGGAACAGAGTGGCTGGGTACAGGGACCACCTACCTCAGAATTGGAGGAGGCGCGGCCCGTTCGCGTGGTTCACGACGAGTACGACCTGTTGGTGGTGCGCGTGGACGGGAAGGTCATGGCTTTCCGTAACTCGTGCCCACACATGGGTCTGCCCTTGCATAAGGGGCTTGTCGACGGTACCGTACTCGTCTGTCCTGGGCACGGTTTCCGCTTCGACCTGACCAGCGGAGAATGCCTCACGGCGCCCTACGTACAGTTGGAGCCCTTTCCTGTGCGTGTGGAGGACCACCGGGTATGGATGCGGTTGGACTGA